Below is a window of Halomicrobium mukohataei DSM 12286 DNA.
CGGAGTCCACTGGCGTACGGAGCGGGCGGCCCGGGCCCGAGACCGCCACGACCACGCGACGACCGTGATCGAGTTGGGCCGCGGGCTGGTCGCGGCAGAGACGCTGGATCGGATCGTCGCCGAAATCGAGAGCGGCGACTACCGGACCGAACTGACCGAGGAGACGATCCAGTCGGCCCACGCGTCGGCCGTGAGTGCAGTCGAGGACGCCGTCGAGACGACGCCCCAACCGCTGGCCGTCGCGCTGGCGACGCCCGCCATCCAGGTGGTCTCTGGCCTGCGGCGACGGCTCGATGCCTCTCGGTCGAGAGTGACACCCGAGCGACTGCAACCGAGACTCGACTACGTCGTCCGGTACGCCCGCGTCGTGCCGACCGCGACGGCATTCGTCGCGGATCGGCTCGCAGTCGAGACGTGACCGACGGGACGAAACCGATTCGTGGCGTCCGGGACAACGAGCGTGCGTGCGACAGACCCACCTCGACTTCGAGCAGTACTTTTCGGTAGCGATGGAGACCGACGAGGCCCAGGCCGCCGAGATGACCGTCGAGCCGGGCCGGACCGTCGGTGGCCCGGAGAACGTCCACGCCGACAGCGACCAGTGGTGCTACGTCGCCGCGGGCACGGGCGTCGCGACCGTCGACGGCGCGGACAATCGAATCGAGGCCGGCGACCTGCTCCTGATCGAGGCCGGCGAAGCCCACGCGATCGAGAACGACGGCGACGAGCCGCTGCGGACGGTCAACGTCTACACCCCGCCCCGGTCCGATCGGTGAGCCACCGGTCGTTCCTCGACCGGCGGTGTTCAGATAAGAGATCGAGAGTGGCGGAAGTGAAGCACCGAAAGCCCTCTCGGTGCTCGACTACTCCAGGAGCCCAACTGTACGAGGGCTTTCGGCATCTCAATCCCAGCAGTCGCTGCTAAACGAAACACTACCATTGTCGACCCCAGAACAGATTACTAAATGAAAAACAGCCTAAATATGGAGCGGAGGAAGTACCTCGGTGCAATAGCTGTTGGGACTGGTATTGCAGGGCTCATCTACAGTGTGAATGGGATAGCCGAAGATTTTGACATAGAGGAATATATCCCATCCTCTTCAACAGTACAGAGAAAGAGAGCGCAATCCCAACGGCGTCGTTTAAACGAACAAGAGTGGTAGCGTTTACACAGGAACTCAACCTCGGACAAACCTTGGCACCTGGAAAAGAGCGGACCGAAGAACTCGTGACAGTAGACGACCTGACAGTTGATGGCTGCTTCCCCCCGAATACGTATCAATTCAGATCTCAGCAAATATTTAATGATACTTCTGTTTCGTGGACGTGGAAGGTAGCTATTGATCAAATATAAACGCTGATCCGTAGCACATTGTTGATTTCACGATGAGGCTCGAACAGCGCGTTTGAGAGCGTCCCGTCAGAACGGCAGCGAAGACAGATCACACTGTTACGCCAACGAACCTGTTGCAGCAGATCCGGTGCGACCGATTCCGATCCAAACACATCTAGAGAATCATTCCAGTCGGGCACCGCTGCCGCGGTGTCTTTGTCCTCGTCGACACCGCAGCTGCCGCTCAGTAGTATCAGCAATCTCTTACGAAAGAGCGTCGATTCAATAGTAACTCGCGCTACGTCTCGAATCAATCTGCACCAGTCTCGGCTCCATTCTCCGGGTCACTATTCAGTGTATGAATGCCCTGCA
It encodes the following:
- a CDS encoding cupin domain-containing protein — translated: MRQTHLDFEQYFSVAMETDEAQAAEMTVEPGRTVGGPENVHADSDQWCYVAAGTGVATVDGADNRIEAGDLLLIEAGEAHAIENDGDEPLRTVNVYTPPRSDR